A genomic region of Oryza glaberrima chromosome 1, OglaRS2, whole genome shotgun sequence contains the following coding sequences:
- the LOC127774138 gene encoding calcium-binding protein PBP1-like, producing MDAADKGTGVQFEDFLPSMARKLGVEGLIEELCKGFELLMDPGAGKITFRSLKRNAAMLGLGELRDDELSEMMREGDLDGDGALDQMEFCVLMVRLSPELMQDESHRAFQC from the coding sequence ATGGATGCCGCCGACAAGGGCACCGGCGTGCAGTTCGAGGACTTCCTGCCGTCGATGGCGAGGAAGCTGGGCGTGGAGGGGCTGATCGAGGAGCTCTGCAAGGGGTTCGAGCTGCTCATGGACCCCGGCGCCGGCAAGATCACCTTCCGGAGCCTGAAGAGGAACGCGGCGATGCTGGGGCTCGGCGAGCTCCGGGACGACGAGCTGTCGGAGATGATGAGGGAAGGGGACctcgacggggacggcgcgcTGGACCAGATGGAGTTCTGCGTTCTCATGGTCAGACTCAGCCCCGAGCTGATGCAGGATGAGTCGCATAGGGCGTTTCAGTGTTGA
- the LOC127754529 gene encoding uncharacterized protein LOC127754529, producing the protein MMRTKSSCRKVITLLMIALWLAGCLGRDSISVNESLSDGRTIVSMKNVFVLGFFSPGASNHRYIGIWHNSLGNKTIIWVGNRNEPLSDTSGVLMFDSNGNLVIVHGGRSLIVAYGQGAKDMKATILDSGNLVLSSTANSSGYIWQSFDSPTDTWLPEMKIGLKTTNQTLISWRSNDYPAMGDYKLGMDPAGLSQFIIWWRDNTFWTSGHWNGDMFSLIPELKFFTTVPISFKCSSNSTNDISCTYSANPSDMLTRIVLNSTGSLSIMQFDSLAQSWILLWRQPSTCEIPNLCGAFGVCNNNAVPKCNCTGGFVPQNIIAYSNGYTREGCIRQTKLQCSSDKFLEIPNVRIPDNRKKMPAVVGPSDCKLACLRNCSCTAYAYSQLEGCSLWYGDLMNLQDGYDIDGAGTLCLRLAASEVESGGNSGSGHKMLWMAGVIPFVALLSFCSLSCLLWRRRRQNKGKEDLHAHCSLTTLDMDSAVKLWESEEAGSQFVLFSFSQIAKSTNNFSAPNKLGEGGFGPVYKGNLPDGQDIAVKRLATNSGQGLIEFKNEVLLIAKLQHVNLVRLIGCCIQGEEKILIYEYMPNKSLDFFLFEKSRRTALDWAKRIHIIEGIAHGLLYLHKHSRLRIIHRDLKASNILLDIDMNPKISDFGMARIFGSKETQANTNRVVGTYGYMAPEYAMQGIFSVKSDVFSFGVLLLEIVSGTRNAGSNRRGRSLNLLGHAWELWREDRWFDLVDPTTRDSCPEHRVLRCVHVGLMCVQENAADRPTMNDVISMLTSESITLPDPKQPAFLSIVLPTEMDAHDESVSQNAITITDLEGRWSRSVGWRIEISQVGADGIMEGPMIIQGTAVHLVLEHNSQSQKWRMAMFGTRSYSVFGDILDAFLILLVLSTCCLSSTITTDSLLPNKQISDGQTIVSANETFTLGFFSPGTSTYRYVGIWYSYVPNRTVVWVANRNNPVLDTSGILMFDTSGNLVILDGRGSSFTVAYGSGAKDTEATILDSGNLVLRRVSNRSRLRWQSFDYPTDTWLQGMNLGFVGAQNQLLTSWRSSDDPAIGDYSFGMDPNEKGDFFIWERGNVYWKSGLWNGQSYNFTESESMSFLYVSNDARTTLSYSSIPASGMVRYVLDHSGQLKLLERMDFVLHQWLVLGSWPEGSCKAYSPCGAFGICAGNQDWQNRCKCPKGFNPGDGVGWSSGDTRRGCIRQTNMHCVGDKFFQMSDMGLPGNATTISSITGQKQCESTCLTNCSCTAYAVLQDKCSLWYGNIMNLREGESGDAVGTFYLRLAASELESRGTPVVLIAATVSSVAFLIFASLIFLWMWRQKSKAKGVDTDSAIKLWESEETGSHFTSFCFSEIADATCKFSLENKLGEGGFGPVYKGNLPEGQEIAVKRLAAHSGQGLLEFKNEIMLIAKLQHRNLVRLLGCCIQGEEKILIYEYMPNKSLDFFLFEQSRREMLDWATRITIIEGIAQGLLYLHKHSRFRIIHRDLKASNILLDIDMNPKISDFGMARIFGSKETEANTNRVVGTYGYMAPEYAMEGIFSVKSDVFSFGVLLLEIVSGIRNAGFHQRGNSLNLLCYAWELWKEGRWSELADPSIYNACPEHKVLRCIHVGLMCVQESPINRPTMTEIISALDNESTTLPEPKQPAFVSAGIWTEAGVHGGTHSINGMTISDTQGR; encoded by the exons ATGATGAGGACAAAGAGCTCCTGCAGGAAAGTTATAACTTTGCTGATGATAGCTTTGTGGCTAGCAGGATGTTTAGGAAGAGACAGCATCTCTGTAAATGAATCACTTTCAGATGGGCGAACCATAGTATCTATGAAAAATGTATTTGTACTTGGCTTCTTTAGCCCTGGAGCTTCAAACCATCGATATATTGGTATATGGCATAACAGCCTAGGAAATAAAACAATCATATGGGTTGGTAATAGGAATGAACCACTATCAGATACTTCAGGAGTACTTATGTTTGATAGTAATGGAAACCTGGTAATTGTGCATGGAGGAAGATCACTCATAGTGGCTTATGGACAAGGAGCCAAAGACATGAAAGCTACAATACTGGATTCTGGTAATCTTGTCCTGAGCAGCACGGCCAACTCATCAGGGTATATATGGCAAAGTTTTGACTCACCTACTGATACATGGCTTCCAGAAATGAAGATCGGACTCAAGACAACAAACCAAACACTCATTTCATGGCGGAGCAATGATTACCCAGCAATGGGGGATTACAAACTTGGAATGGATCCTGCTGGGCTGTCACAATTCATTATATGGTGGAGAGATAATACATTTTGGACCAGCGGACACTGGAACGGTGACATGTTTTCTCTCATCCCAGAATTAAAATTCTTTACAACTGTCCCTATTTCCTTCAAGTGTAGTAGTAATTCTACCAATGACATCTCTTGCACATACTCTGCCAACCCATCTGATATGCTGACAAGGATTGTTTTGAATTCAACTGGATCATTAAGCATCATGCAGTTTGATTCTCTTGCGCAATCGTGGATTTTGTTATGGAGACAACCAAGTACTTGTGAAATTCCTAACCTATGTGGAGCTTTTGGTGTATGCAACAACAACGCAGTGCCTAAGTGTAACTGTACAGGAGGATTTGTGCCACAGAACATAATAGCGTATTCCAATGGATATACCAGGGAAGGCTGCATTAGGCAAACCAAACTGCAATGTAGCAGTGACAAGTTCCTTGAGATTCCTAATGTACGAATTCCTGATAATAGAAAGAAGATGCCTGCAGTTGTAGGTCCTAGTGACTGCAAACTGGCGTGTTTAAGAAACTGCTCCTGTACAGCTTATGCTTATTCACAATTGGAGGGCTGCAGCTTGTGGTATGGTGATCTTATGAACTTGCAGGATGGTTATGATATTGATGGTGCAGGAACCCTATGCCTTCGTCTGGCAGCATCAGAAGTAGAATCTGGAGGAAACTCAG GCTCGGGTCACAAAATGCTCTGGATGGCGGGTGTGATTCCATTTGTTGCACTTCTTTCCTTTTGCTCCCTTTCCTGTCTTCTTTGGAGAAGACGACGTCAAAACAAAG GTAAAGAAGATTTACATGCTCACTGCTCCTTGACGACTCTGGATATGGACAGCGCAGTCAAACTTTGGGAGAGTGAAGAAGCAGGTTCTCAGTTTGTGCTGTTTTCCTTCTCCCAAATAGCAAAATCCACCAACAACTTTTCTGCTCCAAACAAGCTTGGAGAGGGAGGGTTTGGTCCTGTGTACAAG GGCAACTTACCTGACGGGCAGGATATTGCTGTCAAGAGGCTTGCAACAAATTCGGGACAAGGGTTAATTGAGTTTAAGAATGAGGTCCTGCTTATAGCCAAACTTCAACACGTGAATTTGGTTAGGCTAATAGGCTGCTGCATCCAGGGGGAAGAAAAGATACTTATCTACGAGTACATGCCAAATAAAAGCTTGgatttcttcctctttg AAAAATCAAGGAGGACAGCATTGGATTGGGCAAAGAGAATACATATAATTGAAGGGATTGCTCATGGTCTTCTTTATCTTCACAAGCATTCTAGACTGAGAATTATTCATAGGGACTTGAAAGCGAGCAACATTCTGTTAGACATTGATATGAACCCTAAGATCTCTGATTTTGGCATGGCGAGAATATTTGGCTCTAAAGAAACTCAAGCTAATACAAACAGAGTTGTTGGGACATA TGGTTACATGGCTCCTGAGTATGCTATGCAAGGCATTTTCTCGGTTAAGTCTGATGTGTTTAGCTTTGGAGTTTTACTTCTGGAGATCGTCAGCGGGACGAGAAATGCAGGATCCAACCGACGTGGGCGCTCTCTTAACCTCCTTGGTCAT GCTTGGGAGTTATGGAGAGAAGACAGATGGTTTGATCTTGTTGATCCAACCACACGTGATTCATGTCCTGAGCATAGGGTACTGAGATGTGTTCATGTTGGCCTGATGTGCGTCCAAGAGAACGCTGCTGATCGCCCCACTATGAACGATGTCATCTCAATGCTTACTAGCGAAAGCATCACCTTGCCTGATCCTAAGCAGCCTGCTTTCCTCTCCATTGTGCTTCCAACCGAAATGGATGCCCATGATGAATCAGTTTCTCAAAATGCAATAACAATTACTGATCTTGAGGGTAGAT GGAGCAGAAGTGTGGGATGGAGAATAGAGATTAGTCAGGTCGGAGctgatggaatcatggaagggCCGATGATTATTCAGGGTACAGCAG TTCATCTGGTCTTGGAGCACAATAGTCAAAGTCAAAAGTG GCGGATGGCCATGTTTGGGACAAGAAGCTACTCTGTGTTTGGGGACATACTTGATGCCTTTCTGATTCTACTTGTATTGTCAACATGCTGTTTGTCAAGCACAATAACAACGGACAGCTTGTTACCAAATAAACAAATTTCAGATGGGCAGACCATTGTGTCTGCAAATGAGACATTCACTCTCGGCTTCTTTAGCCCTGGAACTTCTACATATCGGTATGTTGGTATATGGTACAGCTATGTTCCAAATAGGACAGTTGTATGGGTTGCTAATAGAAACAATCCGGTTCTAGATACTTCTGGAATCCTTATGTTTGACACAAGTGGAAATCTGGTAATTTTAGATGGCAGAGGCAGCTCGTTCACAGTAGCTTATGGATCAGGAGCAAAAGATACCGAAGCAACTATACTGGATTCTGGCAACCTTGTCTTGAGGAGAGTCAGTAACCGGTCGAGGCTGAGATGGCAGAGCTTTGACTACCCAACTGATACATGGCTCCAAGGAATGAATCTTGGATTTGTTGGTGCACAAAACCAGTTGCTCACTTCATGGAGGAGCTCAGATGACCCAGCAATAGGAGACTATTCTTTTGGAATGGATCCAAATGAGAAGGGTGATTTTTTTATCTGGGAGAGGGGCAATGTCTATTGGAAGAGTGGACTATGGAATGGCCAATCGTATAATTTTACCGAGTCAGAAAGCATGAGTTTCCTATATGTTTCCAATGACGCCAGGACTACGCTCAGTTACTCTTCCATACCAGCTAGTGGAATGGTAAGGTATGTATTAGATCACTCAGGGCAACTCAAACTCCTTGAACGAATGGACTTTGTTTTACACCAGTGGCTTGTGCTTGGGAGCTGGCCAGAGGGAAGCTGCAAAGCATATAGTCCATGTGGAGCTTTTGGCATCTGTGCCGGAAATCAAGACTGGCAAAACCGTTGCAAATGCCCAAAAGGATTTAATCCAGGAGATGGGGTTGGATGGTCTAGTGGAGATACCAGGAGAGGATGTATTAGACAAACTAATATGCATTGTGTGGGTGATAAATTCTTTCAAATGTCTGACATGGGATTGCCAGGAAATGCAACAACAATATCTTCTATTACAGGACAAAAGCAGTGTGAATCAACCTGCTTGACGAACTGTTCCTGTACTGCTTATGCTGTATTGCAGGATAAGTGCAGCTTGTGGTATGGAAATATTATGAACTtgagggagggggagagtgGTGATGCGGTAGGAACTTTCTATCTTCGTCTGGCTGCCTCAGAGTTGGAATCAAGAG GTACCCCAGTGGTCTTGATCGCAGCTACAGTTTCTTCTGTTGCATTTCTTATTTTTGCCTCCCTTATTTTTCTTTGGATGTGGAGGCAGAAAAGCAAAG CAAAGGGGGTGGACACTGACAGTGCAATAAAGCTTTGGGAGAGTGAGGAGACAGGTTCTCACTTTACCTCATTTTGCTTCTCTGAAATAGCAGATGCAACATGTAAATTTTCGCTTGAAAATAAACTTGGAGAGGGGGGATTTGGTCCTGTCTACAAG GGCAACTTACCTGAAGGGCAGGAGATTGCTGTTAAGAGACTTGCAGCACATTCAGGACAAGGTCTACTTGAGTTTAAGAATGAGATCATGCTGATAGCCAAACTTCAGCACAGAAACTTAGTTAGGCTCTTGGGATGCTGCATccaaggagaagaaaagataCTTATATATGAGTACATGCCGAACAAAAGTTTGGATTTTTTCCTCTTTG AACAATCAAGAAGGGAAATGTTAGACTGGGCAACACGAATAACTATAATTGAGGGTATTGCTCAAGGTCTCCTTTATCTTCACAAGCATTCGAGGTTCAGGATTATTCATAGGGACCTGAAAGCAAGCAATATTCTGTTGGACATCGATATGAATCCTAAGATATCTGATTTTGGTATGGCAAGAATATTTGGTTCCAAAGAAACAGAAGCAAACACCAACCGGGTTGTTGGAACATA TGGATACATGGCTCCGGAGTATGCTATGGAAGGCATTTTCTCGGTTAAGTCTGATGTGTTTAGCTTTGGAGTCTTGCTTTTAGAGATTGTAAGTGGAATTCGAAACGCTGGATTTCACCAACGTGGGAACTCCCTTAACCTCCTTTGTTAT GCATGGGAACTATGGAAAGAAGGAAGGTGGTCCGAGCTCGCTGATCCATCCATATATAACGCATGTCCAGAGCATAAGGTATTGAGATGCATTCATGTCGGCCTGATGTGCGTACAGGAGAGTCCCATCAATCGACCTACCATGACCGAGATAATTTCAGCGCTTGATAATGAAAGCACCACCCTGCCTGAACCGAAGCAGCCTGCCTTCGTCTCCGCTGGGATTTGGACTGAAGCTGGTGTTCACGGAGGAACACACTCCATAAACGGAATGACAATTTCCGACACGCAAGGTAGATAG